TCCCTTTAAAAGGGGCAATCACATGCTCCAACTTGTGTAACCTGTGACTCTAGGGAGACTGGGGAGACTAATGTCAACTACAAtgggcacttaccaagagcattgccaacaaatgaacaacaaaggcatattcaacagagaaggcaatggcaccccactccagtacccttgcctggaaaatcccatgggcggaggagcctggtaggctgcagtccatggggttgctaagagtcggacacgactgagtgacttcactttcacttttcactttcatgcattggagaaggaaatggcaacccactccagtgttcttgcctggagagtcccagggacgggggagcctggtgggctgccagctatggggtcacacagagtccgacatgactgaagcaacttagcagttagCAAGCAGTAGGACATGACTTGACCACAGCAGGAACCCTGAGCTCTAAGGCCGGATCCGATCCTGACTTGCAACGTGTCCTCAGGCCTGTAGGTGTTCAATCTCTCCAGCCCTTAGCCACCTCCTCTCTACAGAAGGGCTAGCAACAGGCAGATGGCAGACCCCCTGCatgccctccccgccccacccccaacccctagCTAGGGCAGCTGTGACTTTTGGATAACAATAGCCTCCAAACCctctgggcagggcagggcagaggcGGAGAGCATGCAAATGGTGACCCAGCCCCGCAGAGCATCTACATCACAACCCAAATTAACGTTTATTCCCCCAAGACAAAGGCAGTCAGCTGAGTTGTGTTGAGTCATTTATTGGCTTCTATTGACAAGAAGTCAGTTCCACAGTGTCAAgaattcaccttgctgtacagtggaaactaccacaacattgtaaagcatctatactccaacaaaaattaaataataataaaagaagtcAGTTCCCCTGACACCAATTCCAACCTGcttccctcctctccacccctTGGGCCCAGCCCCTCAATGTCAATCAACTTTGCACCTTGAAATCCCTGTGGGGTCCAAGAGGCACAGAGTGGGTGGGGGACAGAACTTAAAGATTctagaatttaaatatataaagtgcGACAACATAGCTTATTAGAACCCAGCAGACCCTTCGGCGTGACCTGGTGAAGATGGGGGAAGAAGGACTGGTGTGAAGTTAGACAAGTGAAGCCACGTGGTGTCCTGAGTCCAGGATGAGAAGGGATCAGCTCACATTTCCTTTCACTGGCAGAGGTTTATCCTCTTTAAATAAGCCTGAACCCATAAATCTTTTTGCAAGACACAAGACTGTAGGCCTCCAGTCAGCTTGAATCTGTGGGCAGAGAATAGAAGAGGGACTGAGTCACCTGAGTCACCCCTGGGTGCCACACACACATCACGCCCCACCCCATGGCCCCCACATCGCTCCTGGGTGCCCCTGAGCTGTTCTCCTGTAAAATGAAGTCTTACATAAGATCTATGATGTGTACACTGGGAGGAACACCCAAGCTtcagcaggggtggggtggggtggtagtTCTTTAAATTGCATTTCCTGGACCCTTTGGTGGATTCAGTGTATCAGGGAAGAGCGAAGGCTGTAGACAACTTGTTAGCATGGAAACAAATCCTCTCCTGAAATATCTCTGAGAGTTCACTTgctccatcttttcatgtgtctatatCCATTTGCAACCCTCTAATCattgctttggagaaggcaatggcaccccactccagtactcttgcctggaaaatcccatgggcggaggagcctggtaggctgcagtccatggggtcgctaagagtcggacacgactgagtgacttcactttcacttttcactttcatgcattggagaaggaaatggcaacccactccagtgttcttgcctggagaataccagggacgggggagcctggtgggctgccgtctatggggtcgcacagagttggacacgactgaagcgacttagcagcaatcatTGCTTTGCggggatgtgtgtgtgcgcatgtgtttCTTCTCTGATCTGTCGACCTCCCAAACTTGGCTGTTGTCCAAAACCCATAGATCAGTTCTGCCTTTAATTATCTGCACGACCTTAGACAAATTTCTTTAattccctgaacctcagttttcatgATGATGAAAATGCGTGCCCCAGGGGAGTTAGCTGACTGAGATAATACACATGAAAGTGTCTCATGTCTCACAGACACTGCGTGTCAAGCGTAAGATACCTCCTTGGAGCTTGGTAAGGACCCTGTGATGCAGCTATTGTGGTTATGCCGCTTCACAGCTCCGGAGTGCCGAGAGCTGCTCAGATAATCAGGTTCAGAAAAGTTACCTGCCCGGAGTCACCCAGGGTTATAGGATGGCAAATCTAGAGACAGGAACTAATTGAGACCTCCCTCACTCGTACCATCACACAGTAGTGCCTGGAGCTTTTAAGCTCTGGGCATAAAACACTAAGATATAATACTTGGCACCTTGGAGCTTTAAGAAACCCATGTCACTGCGGGAGCACAGGTGCTCCCCCTAGAGTTCACTCTTGGCTCTGCACTCAAGGTTATGGCAGGCTCCATGgcgtggttaaaaaaaaaaaaaacaccttaatcTAGTGGAACATCGCCATCTAGCGTCTGCTACTCTAATCCCAGGTGGGCCAGTTTCTGTTCTCTGGAGAAGCAAGTTAGGGACGGAAGAGGATACATTTCTTACATCAGACGGTCGTTGTAGGAGCAGGTGGAGCTGATGTTCTTGTAACACTGGATTTTCTTCGGAGAAATCTTTCCCTTCACTGTTCTGAAACAGCAATTGGAGGATGGCACATGCACTAGAAGAGAAGCACAAGAATGGCTTGCATTTACTTCTCAACCCATTCTGAGTTCCTCTCACCCAggatggagggggaaaaaaacgcTTCCGGGACAGGCTCAGGCTTTGGGGCCACATCCAAAGGACCCTAGTGTCTCATCAGCCACCTCGTTCTGTATTCAGGCAGAGTCAGGACACTGGGGTTCAGATCCCAGGCCCCAACAAAACAGCTGTGTAGCTTTGATCAAGATGAGCCTTTCCTCTGAACTCCAGACCTCCCAGCTGTAAAACAAGACTTTTAAAACTGATTTCTAAAGGCTCTTCTAGCTATGACATCCCATCGCTAGTGCATGGTTCTGCCCCCACATTTGGGTTCAAGGGCCCTGGGGCCCTGGTGAGTCTGATTCAACTGCAGTCTGCTATTTGGGGCAGGATTAGAGACTGTGCTAGGAGCTTAAACTCGAAGAAGTGATCAGGAAAGTGCTTCTGGGAACCACCAagctttcccccacccccagccactcCAGAAGGTCCTCTACCCTGCTCACAGCTCTGACCCCCAAGTTCCACTCTGCCAGTTTGCAACCCCCTCAAAGGACTTGCATTTCAGACCTCCTAGTTTGACTGCTTGCAAAGCCCATGTCATATGTCTGTCGTTAGGTCAGTATTCTCTCACCAGCTTTAGAGGGTAGGCATAATCAAATCCCAATTTACTGATGGCAAAACCAGAGTTTGGGAAgccaagtgacttgcccaaggttagcCAATCTGTCCTGACCTCAGATTCTGCCTGGTGGAGGCAAGACCCCTATCAGTCCCTCCTCTGGACCTCAGGCCTCCAGCTGGCCTAAATGACCTCACCACTTCATCCATCAGGCTGCGAAGCAGTCTAGACGAAGCAGACCTCCTTTGACTGAAGCGAGCTGCTCAGTGGTCAGTGTGGACTCCAGATTCACGTTTCTTTTGCtggccccctgcccccatccaagacctcccttcctcctcttcggGGAGAATTCTTCCCGAAGGAGTGGAGATGGAGGCAGGGAGCTCAAGGTGAACCTGTTCCCCCACCCTGCAACCCCAGAGTGCCCGTCTGAGTCTCCACCCTCCCCTAAGTGACTCCAGCTAAACTCACTGCTCTTGGCGTCCACATCCTGTAACCACATCCCGGCCAGCAGCAGGCACACCAGTGCGGCGATGATGAGCTTCATCTCGGGTTGTCCTGCTCAGACCTCACTGCAAGGGTCTCAGTGAGTCTGGTGAAGCAAAGAGTTCTCCTCTGGTCTATCCTGCAGGGCCCAGGGCTTTTATCAGAAGACCTGGGTGGGGTTTTCCAACCCCCGGTGCAGAGGTGGGGAAGCCACAGTTACTCACGTCCAGTGACCACGTGGAAAACGCCTTTCTCCAACTCTCCTGGGAGGTGTGAGAGGTATAGGAAAAGTTCCCCAGGCGCAGGTGCAGATAAGGATCTTGAGAGGCCGAGTAGAAGCTGTCCCAGCTGAGTAGGGCCTAGAGAAAATTGAATGAGAGGAAGTGGCCTCTGTCTCCTCTGACCTCATGTCTTTTCATCCATCAATGGAGTCACTGTCCCAGGCACATGACGGAGCAGAAGAGCTCTGCAGCAGCACAGAGGAGACACACTTGGGTTTAAATCCCACATCTGCAAATCAGCGGATGCATAAACTCACCTTAGTCACATGTCTCATGTAAAATGGGAAGAGTAACTCAAGTCTCGCAGGTGTGCGGGAGCATTAAATAAGATCTgctgggacgtccctggtggtccagtggctaacactctgtgctcccaattccaggggcacgggtttgatccctgatcagggaatctGACccctcatgccacagctaagagtttgcacgcctcaatgaagattaaaaatcccctgtgctgcaactaagacccaacaaaGCCAAATAAGTACTAATAAGTAATTTTAaacaataagtaaattaaaaaaataagatctgCTATGTTTTATGTCAAGGGCCTGGCCCAGATAGCTGCAAATTCTATTTTCCCAATCGCAATACTTTTCAACAGCCTGCCCTGTTCTCAGTCCTTGGTTAGCCTCAGGAAAGACAGCtaacaagaaaatgaaagtcattgCCCTTTGACTCACAGATAAGTAAGGAAAAGCCAGTTGGTGCAAGAACAGTAGGGCATGTGCCATGTGGAGGGCGCAGGGGAGGCCTGGGAACTGCCCACAGCAGAGAGGCCTGCCAGAGGAATGTTCTTCAAGCAAAGTCTCCAGCAGGAAGGCTGTTAAGTGGAAAGGGGCCTGTCCATAGAGGAAGGAGCTTGTGTAAACACAGCTAGGCATGAAGGACAGTGAGGAAATGGCCAGAGAGACATGTGACTGCCCAGCGACTGAGTGGCCAGGTCATGAAGACTTGGTGTGCAGTGCAGATGCATGGAATAAGTAGCACATACTAGATGCTCAAGAAAGGTAGCTGGCCCATATCTGTGTATTAAAATCACAAGGTTGATaagaaggaacacatttgagtcagtcctaacgaggtggatgaacctagagcctattatacagagtgaagtaagtcagaaagagaaaaacaaatatcgtatactgacgtatatatatggaatctagaaagatggtactgatgaacctacttgcagagcagcaatggaaacacagacatagagaatagacttatggacacgggggtgggggtggggggaaaaaggaaagggGGGAATGTACAGAGAGTAACATGAAACatacattaacatatgtaaaatagatagccaatgggaatttgctgtgtgactcagggaactcaaaccagggctctgtaacaacctggaggggtgggatggggagggaggtgggggggaggttcaagtaggaggggacatgggtaaacctatggctgattcatgtcgatgtttggtagaaaccaatacaataccataaagcaattatctttcaattaaaaataaataaattttttaaaagtcacaaggctgggacttctctggtggtccaatggttaagaagatcagggttcaatccttgatcagaaaactaagatcccacaggctgtggagcaactgagcccatgcaccacaaccaacCAGAGAGTCCATAGGCCACAACGAAGATCCTGGGTGTTGCAACTAAGGCCCATTACAGTCAAGTTAATGAACTAATTAATTATTCAAAAAATCACAATGCCAACTTGACAGTTTCCCATGGTCAGTAGGCTGAAGTGCAAACTTGCTGACCTGGCCTTTTGTAACTCAGGGGATGTCTCCATGGATTCCTGTAGTTACAATATTTGCAACTCTCTGCAGGTGTCACATGCTTTCTTATCTCCAGGATTTGCTGCCACTGTAAGCTCCATCCACAGGGCCCTCCTCGTTGTCTCCCTCTGAATTTTCTACCCATTGCAAACACCAGCGTCTCTTTAAAGCCCCTTCTGCCATCCCCAGCCAAGAGTCCTTCAGCTCCCTTTGAAGCCCCTCTGTGCCTGGCTCTTCCACATGAAGGTCTTACATCCTCACAACCCCTCCATTCCATGTGTTCTTCATCCTAACACCTGGGTGAGAGTCCTGGCATGTCAGAGATGAAATTCCCCTTGAAGACCACCTGCAGCAGTGGCTTGAAAAGTATcctgggagaggaaaaaaaatgcaaaaatacctTCGCTCCATTTCAGAAGCAGCATCAAAACAAATGTGCCTGTACATGTTGGGGGGCGGGAATGGGAAACTCAAGGTAATTCAGGCACCAGCAGATAAGAATTCAGTAGGGTCTCTTCCTATTACTGATGGGAAAAAATGAGTCTCAGAAGGAAGAAACTGACTTTGCCAAGGTTATACTGAGACCTCACTGCACAGATGGAATGGTGGACCCCGAAGCGTCTGGCCATCTGACCGCCACATGCAGCCACCTCTGAGAACACACTTTCATGAAGGACCACAGCTAACGGTTGCCTTGCTCCATCAGTTCTTTCATTGACCAGCTGCTTCTTGCTACCCAAAAAGTACTTAAAGCAGTTGAAATCTCGAAGACACTGTAGTTGCTCTCCTATTCCCTTTGCCCTCACAGACTGATCCTTTTTTATTCCTTGACTGTCACTTTAGTGGGTCTTAAAGAGGAAGGAGATAAAGGGACATCGTCAGTTGGCCAAAGGTAACCACAGATCCTTTAGACTCACTTGGGACACAGTGAGGAGCCAGGTGGCCACCCAGGAAATTTTTCATTCTCCCCTCCTTCTGGGTTTGCTGCCCAGCCCACTCGAGACAAGGACGGGGCTGCCCCTCCAGCAGTtcacttcccctcctccccctcattGTGGCCACCGCAAACCCAGGAcaggaaaagagaagacagaaagactTAGTCACGCCTCCCCCTTTCCCAGCTCCCGCAGCAGTAAGAGGTACCCCCTGAGGTGACTACCACATGGAAATCTAGCATCCCACACGATACCTCCCCCGCCCCAATGCCATCTCTTCTTGCGCAGGCCTGACACAAAGCACAGGCCAAGtaataactcaataaaaaattcACGGCCTTGAATGAGATGGGTCAGAACTGCATAGAtgatggagagataagaaatggTCTGCAGCATCAACACTGAATCAGTTTCTCATGAGAACAACCCTTTTCTTAGTTAGAAGTTTAAAAACTAACTTGTGCCTATAGAAAGGTTTTCTTATTAGTCATCTTTGGTGAAGTGGGGACCAATTTACTGAGGATGGGTAGAGGTCAGACAGAGCTCAAATGGTGTGAGTTCATCTTAAGatcacctcctccctcctccccaggttCTTGCCTAAACCCTGCTGGCCTGGGGGCACTGGAGCCTGGCCCTGCATGCCACCTCTCCAGTTACATTTCAGCCTGATTCTTCGGACCCGGTAGAAACCAATGGTGGGAGGTGTCGTTTGCCTGACATCACACACCTGTGGGAATCCTGGCCTCCCATTGTCCATGTCTAAGGCCAAATTTTCTGAGTTCTCTCATTTAGGGAGGAAGTGTGTTTGGCCTCAGAAGCAACTAGGTCAGATTTCAGCCCCACTCctttttagctgtgtgactttgggtaagtaACTTAACACTTCCGAGCCTTAATTCCTTCCTTCTTCAAATCCACTGCCTAACGGGTCTGGTAAAACTCTttgttgttttcaaaataaactcCCCAACCATAACCTAACTTCGGGCTCTTTAAAGGATTCAGTGAGATGGCTCACCTTGTCTTGGAacacaggaggaaaaaaggaagcgAGAGAGAAAACTAAGAAGcgcaggaaggaggagagaggaaaagaaagtgggatcatccaaaatcactgcggaggCTTGGAGAATGAACTTAGGATTGCCTGGGGtgaagggtggggagaagggatagttatgGAGTTTGGGGTGGTCCTGTACACATtgatctatttaaaatggataatcaacaaggacctactggagaGCATGtgaaattctgctcaatgttatgtggcagcctggatgggaggggagtctgggggagaatgggtacatgtaagTGTAGGGACAAGCCCCTTTgcagtccacctgaaactatcacaacattgttaattggctatgttccaatacaaaattaaaagtttaaaattaaaaaaaaaaaatcaccgtaGAGTACCTAAAATACGTCAGGtcctggggacacagcaggcaCAAGGCGGATACCAGGCCTGCCCCGTGGGGCTTATAACTCACTGGAGGAGGCGCATCCTGGGAGCTGAGGTCAGTGGTTGAGAATAGACCTCGTGTCCTGCAAGCTGCAGAGTACAGGGAAGTGCTTACCCCGGGGCCTGACACGTTGTAGAGACTCAATAAAACCACACCCCcctccctctctgtccctcagtcCTGGACCATCTGGGGCTTCATTATAGGACCCAGGCAGTGGCACCACTTCCCTATCCGGGACCCGCATCCTGGTTTCTTTCTAATCCTGGGTTACTGGGTGCCCAGGAGCTCAGTGTCCCCTCCAGGAGCAGTATCCCCACGTCTGCACCCAGCTGCTTCCCGTAAGCACAAGCCCAGCCACAGTGCCCCCAGCACTTAAAACCCTTGAACTGAAAACGCTTTCTTGTGCTTTCCAGCATCTCTTACCCTCTGCCTGGGTTCCCTTGTCCCCCATCGTCCCTCTAACATTCAGCCCCTTTGTGCTTTTAAGGAGGCCTGTGTGAACCAGCTCTCAGGGAAAAAGCCAACGAGGCATCAAGCGTCTCTTGTAGCAGCCGCGACCCGGGGATGCCCAAAGAATGACACAGCAGAGATGGtcactaggtttttttttttttttttaactttttattctatattggaGTAGCCAactaacaatgctgtgatagtttcaggtagacagcaaagggacctGTCCCGTTGGATAGCaactgtacatatacatgtatccattc
This portion of the Bubalus bubalis isolate 160015118507 breed Murrah chromosome 3, NDDB_SH_1, whole genome shotgun sequence genome encodes:
- the CCL1 gene encoding C-C motif chemokine 1; translated protein: MKLIIAALVCLLLAGMWLQDVDAKSMHVPSSNCCFRTVKGKISPKKIQCYKNISSTCSYNDRLIFKLTGGLQSCVLQKDLWVQAYLKRINLCQ